GCCCTGCTTCAGGCGGTCGATGGCCAGCTTGCGATCCTTCTGGTCTTTCTCACCATGCAGGACAAACGCTTTGTAGTCCTGAGCCACCAGGCGACCGTAGATGCGGTCTGCCATGGCGCGGGTGTTGGTGAAAACAATCGCTTTCTGATACGTCTCGTTGGCCAGCAGCCAGTTCACAATTTGTTCTTTGTGCTGGTTGTGGTCAGCGGTGATGACTTGCTGGCGCGTCGTGGCGTTCAGCTGGCTGACCTGGTTGAGCTGCAAATGCTCGGCATCTTTCAGTACCTTGCCGATCATTTCACGCAGACCCGAACCACCGGTGGTGGCCGAGAACAGCATGGTCTGCTGACGGTTCGGGCACTCGTCAACCAGGCGCTGAACGTCTTCGGAGAAGCCCATGTCGAGCATGCGGTCGGCTTCGTCGAGTACCAGCACTTCAACTTCTTTCAAGTCGAGGTTGCCGGCGTTCAGTTGCTCCAGCAAACGGCCAGGCGTACCGATCAGGATATCCGGCACCTTGCGCAGCATGGCGGCCTGGACCTTGAAGTCTTCACCGCCGGTGATCAGGCCGGACTTGATGAACGTGAACTGCGAAAAGCGCTCAACTTCTTTAAGCGTCTGCTGTGCCAGCTCGCGAGTCGGCAGCAAAATCAACGCCTTGATGCTGACGCGGATTTTGGCTGGGCCAATCAGACGGTTCAGAATCGGCAGGACGAAAGCGGCAGTTTTACCACTCCCGGTTTGAGCTGTAACCCGCAGGTCACGCCCTTCGAGCGCGAGCGGGATGGCCGCTGCTTGCACAGGCGTAGGCTCGACAAATTTAAGCTCGGCCACAGCTTTAAGCAGGCGTTCGTGCAGGGCGAAATCGGAAAACACGGGTGCTACCTCGAAGAAATACAAAAAATCAGCGGCATAGAGTAACGGTTTCGAGCGCCAAGGCCGAGTTTCTTTGCACGAACGGCGTGAAACAAATGGTTTTTTAAGGTCTTTAGTCCAACGAAGACCCCTAAATTGCCCTGAAGTGCTCTAATCCCCTCTGTCATTTCTCTACAGGACAGCGTTTTAACCTATGGATACTCAATCACTCTGGGCCCAATTCCAGGATCTTTGGAGCAATCTGGATCAGCACCCTTGGGTGTCAGCACTTTTGGGGCTGATTATCCTGGTGGGCATCGCCCTGCTGGCCGGACACGTGGCCCGTATCCTCGTTTTGCGCGTTACCAAGATTCTGGCCCGCCAACCGGCCCTGCACTGGATCAACGATCTGCGTGAGCACAAGGTCTTTCACCGTCTGGCGCAATTAACCCCCTCCTTGATGGTTCAATTCGGACGCAATCTCGTGCCGGACATGAGCGACAACGGTCGCCATTTCCTCGGCAACCTGGCGCTGGCCATTACGATATTTGTCCTGACACGGGTCATCAGCTCACTGCTGGACGCCTTGCTCGATATTTACTCGCGCACCAATTACGCCAAGACCCGACCGATCAAGGGCTACATCCAGCTGACGAAAATGCTGCTGTATGTGTTTTCGGCCATCATCATTGTCGCAACCCTGATCGACCGTTCACCGATGCTGCTGCTTTCGGGCCTGGGCGCGATGTCTGCGGTGATCCTGCTGGTCTACAAAGACACCCTGCTGTCATTCGTGGCCAGCGTGCAGCTGACCAGCAACGACTTGCTGCGTGTGGGCGACTGGATCGAGATGCCGCAGGTCGGCGCCGATGGCGATGTCATCGATATCACCCTGCACACCGTCAAGGTGCAGAACTTCGACAAGACCATCGTTTCGATTCCGACCTGGCGCTTGATGTCCGAATCGTTCAAGAACTGGCGCGGCATGCAGCAGTCCGGCGGGCGCCGGATCAAGCGCAGCCTGAATATCGATGCCGCCGGGGTTGGTTTTTTGACCGATGAGCAAGAGGAACGCCTGGAGCAGGTCTACCTGTTACGCGATTACCTGACCCGTAAAAAAGCCGAACTCAAAAGCTGGAACGAAGCCCAGGGCAACGTCGCGGCAATGTCCGCCAACCGTCGACGCATGACCAATATCGGCACATTCCGCGCCTACGCGCTGGCGTACCTCAAAAGCCACGCCCAGATTCAGCCGAACATGACCTGCATGGTGCGCCAGCTGCAAGCCACGGCCGAAGGGGTTCCGCTGGAAGTCTATTGCTTTACCCGCACCACGGTGTGGGACGAGTACGAGCAGATCCAGGGCGATATCTTTGACTTTCTGTTGGCCGTGTTGCCCGAGTTCGGGCTGAGCGTGTATCAGCAACCGAGCGGCAATGACCTGCGTAACGGGCTGCTGAGCAAGATAAAGGCGCCACTGGCGGTGTCGGTAGACTGACCCCACAGGGGCAGAACTGAAACCGAGGGTTGTGGGAGCCGGCTTGCCGGCCCCCACAGGCCTGGTGCGGCTGACTTGTTCAACCGTGCTTAAACTGAGGGTCGCCGGTCAGCCTGAACAGCAACTCGATCCCCTGCGGCCAGGCGCCATAGCCCCCGTCGCCATTGATATGGCCCGCATTCTCCAGCCACACCAGTTCGCTGCCCCAGGCTTCGCTGAATGCAGTGGCCCGCTCACGGGTGACGTAGGGATCGTTGGTGCTGGCCACGGTAATCGCGTCAAACGGCAGCGCATTGAGCGGCATCGGAGTGAAGCCTGCCGTACCGTCCGGGTAACTCTCGGCTTCAGTATCACTGGGTGCGACCAGCAAGGCCCCGCGTACCCGCCTGGCCTCTGCGGGGTGCTGCTGCGCCCAGCGGGCAATCAGCGTGCACGCCAGGCTGTGCCCCACCAACACCACAGGACGCTCGCTTTTGGTGATCTTTTTTTGCAGATTCTGCACCCAGTCAGTGCAGACGGGGGTCTCCCAGTCGTCCTGCTTGACCCGGTGCAGCCCGCTGTAGCGCTGCTCCCAGTGAGATTGCCAGTGCTCTGTTCCCGAATTGAACAGGCCCGGCAAGATCAACACCCTGACTGTCATTCCGACTCTCCCTTGCGGTGGTTAATGGACTGTGATTGACCTTAGACCGTCACAGCCCTGCGGTCTAGCCGACTGATCCAGACGGCAAACACAATCACCAACCCGCCAAAGAACAGGCGCCACAGGGACTCGTGCTGGTTCCAGATCAGCAAGCTGATCAACAGGCCGACCGGCACATGCAAGATATTCATCACCGCCAAAGTGCCTACCCTGACCATACACGCGCCTTTGTTCCACCAGTACAGGCCCAGCGCCGTAGAAATCAGTCCCAGAAATACCAGCACGCCCCACTGCAAGGGAGCTTCAGGCAGGAAGTTGGCCTTGCCAAACAGCAGAAATGCCGGCAACACCACTGCCAAAGCCCCCAGATAAAAGAAACCAAACCGTCGGTAATGCGGCACGTCGCTCGGATAGCGTGCCACCAGGCGCTTGTACAACACCTGCCCGGCGGCATAGGTAAAGTTGCCTAATTGCAGCAACAGAAAGCCTCCAAAGAAGTCCGGGCTGATACTGTCAAATCGAATCACCGCAGCCCCCATTACCGCCACCAGCGCCGCCACCAGCGCCCACGGGTTGAAACGCCGGTTGAG
This genomic stretch from Pseudomonas deceptionensis harbors:
- a CDS encoding DEAD/DEAH box helicase, translating into MFSDFALHERLLKAVAELKFVEPTPVQAAAIPLALEGRDLRVTAQTGSGKTAAFVLPILNRLIGPAKIRVSIKALILLPTRELAQQTLKEVERFSQFTFIKSGLITGGEDFKVQAAMLRKVPDILIGTPGRLLEQLNAGNLDLKEVEVLVLDEADRMLDMGFSEDVQRLVDECPNRQQTMLFSATTGGSGLREMIGKVLKDAEHLQLNQVSQLNATTRQQVITADHNQHKEQIVNWLLANETYQKAIVFTNTRAMADRIYGRLVAQDYKAFVLHGEKDQKDRKLAIDRLKQGGVKILVATDVAARGLDVEGLDLVINFDMPRSGDEYVHRIGRTGRAGNDGLAISLICHGDWNLMSSVERYLKQSFERRTIKEVKGTYGGPKNVKASGKAVGVKKKKTDAKGVKKKSGAKAPTKRKIANRPKTDALSLVSKDGMAPLKRRKPEAPAAE
- a CDS encoding mechanosensitive ion channel family protein yields the protein MDTQSLWAQFQDLWSNLDQHPWVSALLGLIILVGIALLAGHVARILVLRVTKILARQPALHWINDLREHKVFHRLAQLTPSLMVQFGRNLVPDMSDNGRHFLGNLALAITIFVLTRVISSLLDALLDIYSRTNYAKTRPIKGYIQLTKMLLYVFSAIIIVATLIDRSPMLLLSGLGAMSAVILLVYKDTLLSFVASVQLTSNDLLRVGDWIEMPQVGADGDVIDITLHTVKVQNFDKTIVSIPTWRLMSESFKNWRGMQQSGGRRIKRSLNIDAAGVGFLTDEQEERLEQVYLLRDYLTRKKAELKSWNEAQGNVAAMSANRRRMTNIGTFRAYALAYLKSHAQIQPNMTCMVRQLQATAEGVPLEVYCFTRTTVWDEYEQIQGDIFDFLLAVLPEFGLSVYQQPSGNDLRNGLLSKIKAPLAVSVD
- a CDS encoding RBBP9/YdeN family alpha/beta hydrolase yields the protein MTVRVLILPGLFNSGTEHWQSHWEQRYSGLHRVKQDDWETPVCTDWVQNLQKKITKSERPVVLVGHSLACTLIARWAQQHPAEARRVRGALLVAPSDTEAESYPDGTAGFTPMPLNALPFDAITVASTNDPYVTRERATAFSEAWGSELVWLENAGHINGDGGYGAWPQGIELLFRLTGDPQFKHG
- a CDS encoding carboxylate/amino acid/amine transporter, giving the protein MGYLLIVTLIQAFSFSLIGEYLAGHVDSYFAVLVRVVLAGLVFIPLTRWRQVEPGFMRGMLLIGALQFGITYVCLYLSFRVLTVPEVLLFTILTPLHVTLIEDALNRRFNPWALVAALVAVMGAAVIRFDSISPDFFGGFLLLQLGNFTYAAGQVLYKRLVARYPSDVPHYRRFGFFYLGALAVVLPAFLLFGKANFLPEAPLQWGVLVFLGLISTALGLYWWNKGACMVRVGTLAVMNILHVPVGLLISLLIWNQHESLWRLFFGGLVIVFAVWISRLDRRAVTV